From Excalfactoria chinensis isolate bCotChi1 chromosome 4, bCotChi1.hap2, whole genome shotgun sequence, one genomic window encodes:
- the ALPK1 gene encoding alpha-protein kinase 1, with translation MNTHSSVAALLQDCERSLAALLSAKVDIHEEEEQEYRRHQALLPDDLRTLLEEAKEMKWPFVPEKWQYKQDLGPEDKTNLQDTIGTRLPDLLVYLKASIMVKDCVTAAAIVFLIDRFLYWIDASSKLLKIAKGLHKLQPTTPIGPQVVIRQARLAVNAGKLLKAEYILSSLINDNGATGTWQYAKESDRILVQSVCLQIRGQILQKLGMWYEAAELIWASVVGYFKLPQPDKKGIATSLGILADIFSSMNEKDYVRFKTNAAINLALLQESSHRLLSAAEACKLAAVYSQYTSLFVLTAVNIRGVCLLSYSHSKDCPPEKRKFYLSEAKESFEIGLLTKNDNSRVTSKQELHSFIKAAFCLTTVHRWLYGENEKLREVDQICREVIAKLHTYSISFTEEEEKGVLAEEIMSLITSVKKLLQVESFPNSDARSYVPDSYKGAVEKSVLQGEADFEKILAMNSQHHLSVCEVFKNPCRINKNTLGETHMAACITTLKTETKNTDTMCTTEDTVCQRKGAGKTFSTPKVGSSSGKLSGQTRNKQSSSDVRNISTEKGTESLESVIIDENSVFNRWQNGSQTTSSENAWCKLSLSSNSSSWEELNCDSSKESPSGGQQQEKGSVEEQCCTTETDENGQSAYMYSLPVRTQYTSPQELPLSCLRSPQPFLEVDTALSRRLREKASLGGVKLREGENSSEGKEETYNTDLENNSVPSLTAPSSYPARVEEEECSSSSWEKLEPWVATARPRGVGCSTTDSARERHLLSGTAAPQSIHVGRDPGGETLYSTEQPSPDVRHPTNSAAASGSTGSEPKPASSSFVSAWLGRPAATDRHRSVEVLDVDPQAETVDDTEFDFISTGELVNSSPKVITPELQVAPGAPTGLPLRGNTFVTTHFDCATTEEEEEEEKLQRSKRSFCSSLSPWHSSAQTPSTSPEGPFLNPGGSGLVFAPGRTKEEILDARILRDDDYMQLLAGVEHNWLVQRLTPTGLFKSKQLHKAYSALLLKYSKKTGLWTGQETSVFIGDKLNVAKEGKQRNAFWIHFLHQEESLGRYVGKEYKEEKGLLHHFSDVERQMTAQYYVTEFNKRLYEQKVPTQIFYIPSAVLLILEDRTIKGCVSVEPYILGEFVKLSNNTKVVKNEYKATEYGLAYGHFSYEFSNGTEVVVDLQGWVTGNGKGLIYLTDPQIHSLNSEDVSRSNFGKRGIYYFFNNQHVECNEICRCLSLTRPSIETPM, from the exons ATGAATACCCACAGCTCGGTGGCTGCGCTGCTGCAGGACTGTGAGCGCTCGCTGGCCGCACTGCTGTCAGCCAAGGTGGACATCCACgaggaagaggagcaggaaTACCGGCGGCACCAAG CATTGCTTCCCGATGACTTGAGGACCCTTCTGGAGGAGGCGAAGGAAATGAAGTGGCCCTTTGTGCCAGAGAAGTGGCAGTACAAGCAGGACTTGGGCCCAGAGGACAAAACCAACCTGCAGGATACAATTGGCACCAGGCTCCCCGATCTACTG GTTTATTTGAAAGCTTCCATCATGGTCAAGGATTGTGTGACAGCAGCTGCGATTGTGTTCTTGATTGACCGGTTCCTGTACTGGATTGATGCCTCAAGCAAACTCCTGAAAATCGCCAAGGGCTTGCACAAGCTGCAGCCCACCACACCCATTGGTCCTCAGGTGGTCATCCGCCAAGCTCGCCTTGCCGTCAATGCAG gtAAACTTTTAAAAGCTGAATATATCCTCAGCAGCCTTATTAATGACAATGGAGCAACAG GTACCTGGCAATATGCTAAGGAAAGTGATAGGATCCTTGTTCAGTCAGTCTGCTTACAAATCAGAGGACAGATTCTGCAAAAGCTGG GGATGTGGTATGAGGCAGCAGAGTTAATTTGGGCTTCAGTTGTGGGATATTTCAAACTTCCTCAACCAGATAAAAAG GGAATTGCAACTTCCTTGGGTATTCTGGcagatatattttcttccatgaaTGAGAAGGATTATGTGCGTTTTAAAACCAATGCCGCAATTAACCTG GCCCTTCTCCAAGAGTCCAGCCATCGCTTGCTATCAGCTGCTGAAGCCTGCAAATTAGCAGCAGTCTACAGCCAGTATACCTCACTGTTTGTGCTAACAGCTGTG aACATCCGTGGAGTGTGTTTGCTGTCCTATAGTCACTCCAAGGACTGTCCCCCAGAAAAGAGGAAGTTCTACTTGTCTGAAGCCAAAGAATCCTTTGAAATAGGCCTCCTCACCAAGAATGATAACAGTCGTGTCACCAGCAAGCAGGAGCTCCATAGTTTTATtaaagctgctttctgcctCACAACTGTGCATCGATGGCTCTATGGGGAGAATGAGAAACTCCGTGAGGTTGATCAAATTTGCAGAGAAGTCATAGCAAAACTGCATACCTACAGCATTTCATttacagaagaggaagagaaaggagtgCTTGCAGAAGAGATCATGTCTCTGATCACATCTGTTAAGAAGCTCCTACAAGTGGAAAGCTTTCCTAATTCTGATGCCAGGTCTTATGTGCCAGACAGTTATAAAGGGGCAGTAGAAAAATCTGTCCTGCAAGGGGAAGCCGACTTTGAGAAAATCCTTGCCATGAATTCTCAGCATCATCTGTCAGTGTGTGAAGTGTTTAAAAATCCTTGCAGAATTAACAAAAACACACTGGGAGAAACCCACATGGCAGCTTGTATCAcaactttaaaaacagaaaccaaaaataCAGACACCATGTGTACCACTGAAGACACAGTATGCCAGAGAAAGGGTGCAGGAAAGACATTTAGTACACCAAAAGTGGGAAGTAGCTCAGGGAAGCTCAGTggacaaacaagaaacaaacagagcagttcTGATGTGAGGaatatttccactgaaaaaggGACCGAATCGTTAGAAAGTGTAATAATTGATGAAAACAGTGTGTTCAACAGGTGGCAAAACGGAAGTCAAACCACTTCTTCAGAAAATGCCTGGTGCAAGCTGTCACTGTCAAGTAACTCTTCCAGCTGGGAGGAACTAAACTGCGATAGCAGCAAAGAGTCACCCAGTGGAggacagcaacaagaaaaaggctcagtggaggagcagtgctgcacaacagaaacagatgaaaatggTCAATCTGCTTACATGTACTCATTGCCAGTCAGAACTCAGTATACATCTCCTCAAGAGCTTCCATTAAGTTGTTTAAGGTCACCTCAGCCTTTCTTAGAGGTAGACACAGCCCTATCTAGAAGGCTTAGGGAGAAGGCTTCTCTTGGGGGAGTGAAGctgagagagggagagaattcgtcagaaggaaaagaggagacaTATAACACAGACTTAGAGAACAACTCGGTTCCTTCCCTCACCGCTCCTTCTTCTTATCCTGCcagggtggaggaggaggagtgttcttcctcctcctggGAGAAGCTCGAGCCCTGGGTAGCGACCGCACGACCGAGGGGCGTAGGTTGCAGCACCACGGACAGCGCCAGGGAGCGCCACCTCCTCTCAGGGACGGCCGCGCCCCAAAGCATCCACGTGGGGCGGGACCCGGGGGGAGAAACCCTATACAGCACGGAGCAGCCCTCGCCCGACGTCAGGCATCCCACGAACAGCGCTGCTGCTTCAGGATCTACAGGCAGTGAGCCAAAacctgccagcagctccttcGTGAGTGCATGGCTGGGGAGACCTGCAGCCACGGACAGACACAGATCTGTCGAAGTGCTTGATGTTGACCCCCAAGCAGAAACTGTAGATGACACTGAATTTGATTTCATCAGTACTGGAGAGTTAGTAAACAGTTCTCCCAAAGTGATCACTCCAGAGCTTCAGGTGGCTCCAGGTGCACCAACAGGTTTGCCTTTGCGGGGAAACACATTTGTAACAACACACTTTGATTGTGCCACtactgaggaagaagaggaagaggaaaagcttcagagaagcaaaagaTCATTCTGTTCATCACTGAGTCCATGGCACAGTTCAGCTCAGACGCCCAGCACTTCCCCTGAAGGTCCATTTCTAAACCCAGGGGGAAGCGGTCTTGTCTTCGCACCTGGGAGAACCAAGGAAGAAATCCTTGATGCTCGGATTCTGAGGGATGATGACTATATGCAGCTTCTGGCAGGAGTAGAACATAACTGGCTTGTCCAGAGACTGACGCCTACTGGATTGTTTAAGTCTAAACAGCTTCATAAAGCGTATT ctgCTCTTCTTTTGAAATACTCAAAGAAAACAGGCCTCTGGACGGGCCAGGAAACATCTGTATTCATTGGGGACAAACTGAACGTGGCAAAAGAAGGCAAACAGAGAAACGCATTTTGGATACACTTCCTACACCAAGAAGAAAGCTTGGGAAG GTATGTTGGGAAagaatataaagaagaaaaggggctTCTTCATCATTTCAGTGATGTGGAACGACAAATGACTGCCCAATACTACGTGACAGAATTCAACAAAAGGCTGTACGAGCAAAAAGTCCCTACCCAAATCTTTTATatcccatctgcagtacttCTG ATTCTGGAAGACAGAACAATAAAAGGATGTGTGAGTGTGGAGCCCTACATCCTTGGGGAGTTTGTGAAGCTGTCCAATAACACAAAGGTAGTAAAGAATGAGTACAAAGCCACAGAGTATGGTCTGGCCTATGGCCACTTCTCCTATGAGTTCTCCAATGGAACAGAAGTTGTTGTTGACCTGCAAG GCTGGGTGACTGGTAATGGAAAAGGTCTCATCTACCTCACAGACCCGCAGATTCATTCTCTTAATAGCGAAGATGTTTCACGCTCTAACTTTGGGAAGAGAggaatttattatttcttcaacAATCAACATGTGGAATGCAATGAGATCTGCCGTTGCCTTTCTTTAACAAGACCCTCAATAGAGACACCAATGTAG
- the NEUROG2 gene encoding neurogenin-2 yields MPVKAESPAPSAEDELMLLRLASPAPSASLPSSAGEEEEDEEDGRPRRLQEGVRRAGRQRGPPRAARTAETAQRIKRSRRLKANNRERNRMHNLNAALDALRDVLPTFPEDAKLTKIETLRFAHNYIWALTETLRLAGAARLGGAAETAPGLAAEGSPSPASSWSGGSSPAPSASPYACTLSPGSPAGSASDAEHWPLPRGRFAPPPPPPPHRCL; encoded by the coding sequence ATGCCGGTGAAGGCGGAGAGCCCGGCGCCCTCGGCGGAAGACGAGCTGATGCTGCTGCGCCTCGCCTCGCCCGCCCCCTCGGCCTCGCTGCCGTCCAGCGCcggcgaggaggaggaggacgaggaggaCGGGCGGCCGCGGCGGCTGCAGGAGGGCGtgcggcgggcggggcggcaGCGAGGGCCCCCTCGGGCGGCGCGCACGGCGGAGACGGCTCAGCGCATCAAGCGGAGCCGGCGGCTGAAAGCCAACAACCGCGAGCGCAACCGCATGCACAACCTGAACGCGGCGCTGGACGCGCTGCGCGACGTGCTGCCCACCTTCCCCGAGGACGCCAAGCTCACCAAGATCGAGACGCTGCGCTTCGCCCACAACTACATCTGGGCGCTCACCGAGACGCTGCGCCTGGCCGGGGCCGCCCGCCTGGGGGGAGCGGCCGAGACCGCTCCCGGGCTGGCCGCCGAGGGCAGCCCCTCGCCCGCCTCGTCGTGGAGCGGAGGCTCCAGCCCCGCGCCCTCCGCTTCGCCCTACGCCTGCACTTTATCGCCCGGCAGTCCCGCCGGCTCCGCCTCGGACGCCGAGCACTGGCCGCTCCCGCGGGGCCGCTTcgcccctccgccgccgccgccgccccacCGCTGCCTTTAA